GCGATCGGCGAGGTCTTCAACGCCAGCGGAGACGGCGCCTCAACGCCGAGCAGCTCCAGCAGCTAGTCGCCAGCGTGCAACCTTGGGGCCCCCTCAGCCGAGGGGGCCCCAAACGCGCGTCGTCACCCGTCGGAGATGTCCGAGTAGACCTCGGGCCGGCGATCTCGATAGAAAGCCCAGTGGCGCCGAACCTCTTCGATCAGGCCCATATCGAGATCCCTGACGTGGACCTCGTCTTCGGTGTCGGATGCGGTACCGCCGATCAGCTGACCGCGCGGGCTCGCGAAGTAGGACGAGCCGTAATAGTCCGTCCCCGCCAGATCCTCGGCGCCGACCCGGTTGATCGCACCGACGAAGTACTCGTTGGCAACCGCAGCGGCGGGTTGCTCGAGCTCCCAGAGGTAACGGGAGTGACCCCGAGTTGTAGCCGACGGATTGAAGACGATCTTGGCGCCCTTGAGTCCGAGGATCCGCCAACCCTCTGGGAAGTGACGGTCGTAACAGATGTACACGCCGATGCGCCCAACGGCCGTGTCGAAAACCGGGTACCCCAGATTGCCGGGGCGGAAATAGAACTTCTCCCAGAAGCCCTCGACC
This is a stretch of genomic DNA from Acidobacteriota bacterium. It encodes these proteins:
- a CDS encoding acyltransferase; amino-acid sequence: MSRSVRAALVQAEWTGGKESMIDKSVSYARRAADQGAQVLCFQEIFSSAYFCTVQDPSFYDEAEEIPNGPTIQRMTALAAETEMVLVVPIYERVDEGTFYNTAAVIDADGSFLGIYRKTHIPQVEGFWEKFYFRPGNLGYPVFDTAVGRIGVYICYDRHFPEGWRILGLKGAKIVFNPSATTRGHSRYLWELEQPAAAVANEYFVGAINRVGAEDLAGTDYYGSSYFASPRGQLIGGTASDTEDEVHVRDLDMGLIEEVRRHWAFYRDRRPEVYSDISDG